AAAGTGAACAACACACCTATCCACCAGCTCTTTTCAAAATCAATCGAAACGCTGAACGAATGGATTGATGCTTTGAAAAATCATTTGTCTATCTCCAATTATGAAGCCGTTCATCCTATTTTGGCAGATCTGAAGGAGAGAGTCGAGAGTCTTTGTAAAGTTGGATTAGGATATTTATCTCTCGATCGAACTTTTACGACGCTATCAGGTGGTGAGACACAGAGATTACGACTGTCAGCTTTGTTAAACTCTAATTTAACTGGCATGGTTTGCGTGCTGGACGAGCCGACTACAGGACTACATCCGCAAGATACCGATAAATTGATCACCTCCTTGCAATTACTGCGTGATCTTGGCAATACAGTGATTGTGATTGAGCATGATTTAGAGCTCGTCAAGCACGCAGATTACGTTGTAGATATCGGTCCTGAGGCGGGAAGTGAAGGCGGTTTTCTAGTTGTACAAGGAACACCTGATGAGTTACAAAATACAGGAAACTCCGTAACAGGCAAATGTTTGAGACAGAATAGAGAAGCGATCAGGCAAACAACGCGGAGATGTCAGGCTGGCTTACCAATCAAACAAGCGAATAGCCATAATTTAAAGAATGTGGACGTGCATATCCCATTACATGTGATGACGGCTATTGTCGGTGTTTCAGGCTCTGGAAAGTCAACGTTACTCTTTGATGAGCTGCTAAAGAAGTGGGATCGTAACATGGAAGAAAGAGAAAAAATCAATCGAATAGTAGTAGTCGATCAATCCTCAATGGGCAGAATCGAACGTTCTAATGCGGCTACCTATACCAAGGTGTTCGATGATATTCGTCAGGCTTATAAAGAAACAGCACACCAACAGGGTATAAAAATGACAGCATCTGATTTTTCCTTTAATGTGGCAGGAGGTAGATGCGAGCACTGTAAAGGCACAGGAAAAATAAAGCTACAGATGCATTTTATGTCCCCACGCTATCTGGTTTGTCCTACTTGTGAGGGAAAGCGTTATAATGAAAAAGTACTGCAAGTAAAAATAGATGGATATAACATTGCTGATGTATTAGAGATGACTGTCAAGCAAGCACTAGCTTTATTTTCGGAGATGGATAAAATCAAACAAAAGCTTGTCTACTTAGATAAAATTGGCTTAGGATATATAAAATTGGGTCAACCAGCGAATACCTTGTCTGGTGGAGAGGCACAAAGAATCAAATTGGCTTCGGAGCTAGCTACTGCTGCTGGACGAAACACACTGTATATTTTAGACGAACCTTCAGTGGGATTACATGAAAGAGATACGGATAAACTCATTCAGGTTCTCCATGAATTGGTTGATAGAGGAAACAGTGTTGTTGTCATCGAACATCATTTGAGCTTGATCCGTCAGGCTGATTGGATTATCGAGATGGGGCCAGGCGGTGGGGAAGACGGGGGGCGTGTAATCGCCCAAGGAACTCCTCAACAACTGAAGGCCAATCCGAATTCTGTTATCAAACCATATTTATAGAGCTTTGAAGGAAGGTGCCTTTTTGACAAAATCATTGGAAGACAGCTTTATTCCGTTTCAATGTGAAATAGTAAGCCGTCATAATAAATTTAATATCGAGGGAATTACGTCTGCTCAGTACAATGTTTTAGAGCTTGTCCAAACACAAGGTCCAAAAACAACAAATGAACTGGCAAGTGCACTAGGGATAACGGTATCAGGTATCTCAAAATTAACCAAAAAACTTTTGCAGAAAGGATTGATTGAACAACAACGCAGTCAAGCAGATAGGCGGTATTACCATATTGTCTTGACAGAAGCGGGAGTGGATTTTCTCAGGAAAGCAGAAAACTCACGCAAGGAGATCCTTCAATTAATCGGAAAAGCACTTTCAAAAGAAGAAATCGAAGCCTTTAGCCGAATTTGTTCCAAGTTGCATACATATTTGACTGATCATAAAGCAAAGTAGGTGACTGACCCTATGAATGGGCTAGAAAATGTAATATCCCCGATAACAAAATTTGAAGAGTCTGATATTCCAGGATTAGTAGAGCTCTCGTCTTCGGTAGGTTGGGATTATGACCAAAATGAAATCAACACCATTATGTTATCTGGCAACGTTTATGGACATAAAAACAAAGACGGGAGAATTGTCTCAAGTGCAGCCATTATTCCATACGGCGTGAAACTAGCCTCTATTGGCATGGTTATTGTAAGTCAGGAATATCGAGGACTGGGCTTAGGAAGAAAAGCTACACAAAAATGCTTAGAATCGATTCCTGATCATATGCCAGCTATGCTTATTGCCACAGAGGATGGGAAACCCATGTATGAAAAGATGGGCTTTCATTCTACAGACTGTGTTCATAAATATCTTTGCTCAACCTATCGTTTTACCCCTTCAAGTAGGAATATAGTAGCTCATATACAGCCGATGCATATAGAAGATTTCCCACAGGTCATAAAAATAGATAAAGATGCCTTTGGTGTAGAGAGAGGAGCTTTTCTTCGCCATAGATATAATCAGGCAAAAGAGGCAGTGGTTGTGAAAAGTCCTGACGGTCAGGTAGTAGGCTATGGTTTATCTATACTTGGGCCCATTAATCTCATAGTAGGCCCTATCGTCGCTCCGAATGCTGATATAGCATTCGCAATAGTGAATCAATTAGCTAAGCAACATTCAGGTAAGGTAAGAATTGACGTACCCTCAGACAATGAGCGGTTTATGTCTTATCTTGAAGCATGCGGGTTTGTAAAGGCGAATCAGCCACCTATCATGATTACAAAAGCAAATCATTTACCTGCTCGTAACAAAACATTATTCGGAATTGCAGCGCAGATATTTGGATGAAGCATTCCAATCTGAATGAAGCACCCGTTTGTTGCAATAGCAGGTAAACACATAAGACCCTGACATTCTCCTGTCAGGGTCTACTTAATTCTGCAATGAAAAAGCAGTTACTCGCAAATGAAAGACTATCAGATTTTGTCCCCGGATCTTCAAGTTCAAATGACAGCTTACGGAGCTGATTTGAAGGTTATGGCTAACGTTTCAAAGCAGGATTTCACTCACAAAGGTAAACTCATAAAAGCCGGTTCGCTAATCATAATAGCTGGGGATAAGCAGATCGTGTTTCAGTAGATAAAAGTGTAAGAAGATATACAATTTCAATTCTAATGGGAGGATAAAGCGTTATAATAGGAAAAAGAGAGAGTACTAACTGACAATCTCATTTCGCTATTAAAATCGTGAGGTGACCGCATCCATGTTTCAAGCAGAGGGATATACAGGCAATAAACAAGAGAACTATGAGCTTCTTATAAAACAGCTAGATGCATTAGTAGATGGGGAACCCAATGTGCTCGCTAATCTGAGTAATGCAACTGCTTTATTAAATCAATTTTTGACGGAAGTAAACTGGGTAGGGTTCTACCTATATGACAAGGAGCAAGATTCACTAACTCTTGGTCCATTCCAAGGACTGCCGGCTTGCACACGTATTCCAACAGGGAGGGGTGTGTGTGGAGCAGCAGTTTCGAAACGATGCACGATGAGAGTAGCAGATGTCCATGCTTTTCCTGGCCATATTGCTTGCGATGCGGCATCTCGCTCTGAAATTGTTATTCCTATTTTTAAAGGGGAAGAAATCTTTGGGGTACTCGATATCGATAGCCCGATTACAGATCGTTTTGACGAAATAGACGAGAAGTATTTAGAAGAATTTGTCCTACGTGTAGCAAAGTGTGTGTAGAATAGAACAAAACAGAATTGATAGCAGAATAGAAATGACTAACAACCAGGCGTCTCACGAATAAGGGCGCTTGGTTTCTTTTTGCTACATAACAATTAGTGGGTATTATGACCTTTCATTATTTATGCAGAGGTGTAGTGGGTCTGGTTGCAGTGCCAGTACTTGCTGTCTTCTCTTTAGGAATGTACATTTGCTGCTTTGTCTCAGTGATTGGCGGAGTGCTGTATATAGCGGGGATTGACATACATATAAGCCTTTGGAAGTTTGGTCAGGTATCACAGCTATCTAGTTTTTTTATTGCAGTAATGTTTGGTGGGATTTTATTACTACTAGCTGTTGGAAGCTGGGGCTGTTTCAAGTATCTTGTCACTATGTTAAGAAAGGCTGAAATATACCGAATGGTTCATGTTGTAAGAAAAAAGAACCTGTATAATGAATAACAGGAAATCTGAATTCATTTTTATGCTGATCGTATCATTTTTTTCTCCAACCTGTTTGGGAATCTCTTCTTTTTTACTAGTATATATTGATCACTTTTGAGGAGGAAACGAGGAATGATTAATCTAGGGACATTTCAAGTTGCATCTGGGGCATTAGTGGTATCAGATCCTTGTTATAATTATGAACAAGGCATTTCAGGAGTTGTAGAGGAAGCAGTAGTCGGTACGTGGATTGGCGTCATTGATCGAATAGACACAGGAGATTGGGGAGAGCGATGTGCCTTAGTATGTGCTTATCACGAGTCAATTGACCTTGAACAGGTGACGAATTGGGAAGTATGTGACTTTATTGTAGGAGTAGACAGTGGTCAAGCGGGAATCTTTGAGCGTCAAATCTATCGAGTGGATGAGTCTGTAATTGGAGAAACGAAATTCATGCCTGAGCAAAGATGGTATTCTTCCTGCTGCGACCAGACATTGAGTGAACTCCAAGCTGGAGTGATTAATGGTGGTGTCGTATCTAGCTCAGGATTTGGTGACGGTGGCTATGAGGCATTTATCGCGAAAAATGCTGAAGGAAAAATAATAGCGGTACAGATCGTATTTATTACTGAAGAGGATTTACTTGAAGAGGAGGAAGATGAGGAAGACGAGGAAGACGAGAAGTAGCCTGACATCCAAAGGGACCTGGACGGTTCCTTTTTTTGGTGGTAGGGATACGTCCATGAAGGGAGAAGCCCATGAAGAAAAAATTTACATACAAATTAGATAAATTTATAGATATCGGCACCTATACAAAGAATGATAAGATAGTAACCTCACCTTTTGTTGTCTTCTCTCTTTGGAAAGACATGCAACATAAAGGTTTTTTATTTTTAGGAATTCGTGAAAGTAATGATATATAGCAATGGTAGCGAAATTGTACGACTGGATATCCTACATTTAGTTGATAACTTAAATACAATTTTATGCGGGTAATAAAAATGTTTATTTTTTGAAAAAATATAATTTTCAGTCGACATCTGTTATATATTTTTGTTTTAATTTACAATATATGTTAGGTTTTATTAAAACATAAATATTAGTGAGGTGTTATCGTTGCAACAGCACACAGAGATACCGATAGTGACAATTAACCATTTGCTAGCGTATCTTAAAGAAGAAATTCACTTTGTTCAGCCTTTTTTTCATAATCCTCATTTCTTCATTGTTACCAATAAGGATGCGAACAGCATAGATTTCATGTGCTCAGATGGAAAGACGATGAATGAGGAGCTGGATGACTCTTTTAAGAAGAAAATGATAGCGTTCTCAATGGAAACGATCCAAGAGGCAAGTTCTACAAGAAATCCCGCAATTTGCTATGGAAATGAAATGTTTCCAAATGAACTGCCAGGATGGATCAGTATTGGAAGTCCGATCTTTATTAATAATACAAAAAAGGGATATATTAGCTTAAACTATCAATCAGAAGAGCATATCTCCTACATAGTGAATATTTTTTGCTACATCATAAAAACAGTAGAATGGCGATTAAACAATGTAAGTACTTCTCACAAAGAGCAGGAACTGGAGAAAAAATGTAAAGATTTTCAGTTAACCAAGAAAGAATGCGAGATTGTCCATAGTCTTCTTGAAAATATTTCAATTAAAGATATTTCGAAACATCATTTTATATCGGTAGAGACGGTTCGAACCCATGTAAAAAATATATACAATAAGGTTGGAGTAAATAATAGAGTGGACTTAGTTAGAAGATTTGTATAACTACAGTAGAAAAATCCCCCCTGAAGGTGATTTTAAATGAAATTGGATATAATATAATAAAAGTGTAAAAGTTACCACATTGAATCACCTGATAGTTTTACCTCAGTATTCATTACTGGTAATTTTTCGAAGTGGTTCGCAGGTCTTTATATCTCTAGTGCGCTTTTTCCATGGAATAGAGTATGAAGTCTGTACCACAAAACAAAATTAATTAAATTCAAAAAATTCAAACATTTGAATGGAGGATGAAGAATATGGCTTGCCAATGTCCAGATGCGATCTCAGGTTGGACGCATACAGATTACCAGTGTCACGGTTTGGAGAATAAAATGTATAGACATGTTTATGCAATTTGCATGAACGGTACTCAAGTATATTGCAGAACAGAGTGGGGTAGCAGCTGCTAAGTTCTACACATTAATAAGGGAAGAAAAGGAACACTCTATATTCATATAGAGTGTTCCTAGTCCTTTATGTAAAGGAGAGGATAAAAGAATGGAAACAGATAATCATAAAAAATTTCTCAAAAACCCCAATCGTTTTTTGGAAAAGATCGGGACTTATTTTCCGGAAGAAATGAATGTAATGAAGGATGGACCGGCCATAGATTTTACATGGGTTCGTAAAGAGGCTTGCGGAACCGTTATTTACATCATGAGTGAAACATGCAATTTTTGTAAATATGATGCGATAAAAGAATTCGCTGATAAATATAATAAGTTTAATCATCTGATTTTCTTATATGGATCAGAGGAATATAAAGAGCAGATAAAAGAAGAGTATGGAATCTCTATTCCGATCGAGTTAACGGATCTAAAAGAGATAGGGGAAAAATTATTTATAGAGTTGGTTCCCACTATGATTGCTATGAATCGTGTAGGCCAAATTATCACTTGCGGTAGTTTTCGCAATGAAGTGGAGTCACTTGAGATGAGAATGGAACCGTTTCTGGATGTCTATTACTCCTTGGAGAATATTTAAAAATGAGCCTAAATGGCAAGGGTTCTGTACATAGCTCGAGCAACCGAGAGCATTTGGGATTTTTTCAAAAGATGCGACACAGACAACAATTATTCCTGTATGCATGTAAAATCATCTGGAATTTTAACAAAACCTATATGCTTTTGGTCTGCTCCTTAAGTATTATTCTTGCTCTACAATCAAACGCTATTATTGTTGCGAATAAATATACAATCGACAATCTTGTCAGTTCACAAATCTATCTTGCACTACTTGGAATTGGAATAATGCTGTTCCTCGAATTGCTTCAGGAGACGTTTGAACTTTTCTTGCGATTTTATAATACGAAATGTGATGAACAATTTGGAATTTACAGGGAACAAATCTTATTTGACAAGCTAGCAGGTATGCAATTGCTAGAGCGTGAGCATCCCAGCTTTTTAGGAAAGATACAGGTATGGTCGCTTGGACTGATGAAAATACAAGCTACCTTTCAATCCGGAATACAATGTGTAAAAGCATTACTGACGGGGGGAATTTCCATTTATGTGCTGGTAAGTGGGTATTGGCTTATCGGTGCTATTATTATTGGGTTTTCCATTGTAAAAAGTGTATTTGTATTTAAGGTTATCGATCCGCTGGTTTCTATGAATTTACAAATGGCGCGGGCCCATAACCTATCTACATATTTTCGCGATCTGCTAGTTCGAAAAGAGGCACAAAAAGAGTTTCTCTTATTTCAGGCTTTCTCCTTTTTTAAAGAAAAATGGCTCGATGCAAAAACAAACATCATGAACATGAATATAGAAATCACGAAATTAAATGTAAGACCAGAATTTATAAGTAATTTGTTAACTGTATGCAGCAGATTAATGATTATGGTGATGATGGTCTTCCTTGTGGTAGAGAAGAGGATGACTATCGGAGATTTCGTTGCAATATCTTTGGCTGCCTCGTTGGCTGAACGAAATATCCTGTCTTTATTTCTCCAATGCAAAAATCTATTAGAAAACCTGCGCTATGTAGATGAGTATCAGAAATTAGATTTGATTACTCCGAGCAAGGGAGAAAATCAAGCGGCGATAACAGATTTTCAGCTAAAGCAGGGGATAGAGGTAATCGATTTAACCTTCACCTATCCGAATAGGGAGGAACCCGCACTTCATAAGATCAATCTCTCGATAAAAAAAGGGGAGAAGATTGCTATTATTGGGGATAATGCAGCAGGAAAATCTACGCTGATCAAGCTATTGCTAGGCTTATATCAGGCACCGGATAATACGATTTTTTATGATGGTGTGGAGCAAAAGCAATTAGATGTTGCAGGTTTATGGAAAAGCTGTGGGGCAATCTTTCAGGATTTTATGAAATATAAGGTATCGATTCAGGATAATATCTGCTTGGGAAATGAAAGGAAAGATGATCAGGAGCTGTATCATTTGCTTGAACATCTGAATATACAAGATTTTTATCGGTTAAAAAACGGTTTGTCTACCAAGCTTGGAGACATTCATGAGGATTCGGTAGACCTATCCGGTGGTCAATGGCAAAGAATCGCACTTGCTAGATTATTACATCGCAATCTGGATCTGATGGTTTTAGATGAACCCACTTCAGCATTAGATCCAAACAGTGAAGTGAAGGTATTTGACGATATCCTAGAGCTAGCGAAGGATAAGACACTCTTCATCATTTCTCATCGAATTGGAATCGGGAAAAAGGTAGATCGCATCTATTATATGAGGCAAGGAAGTATTATCGAGCAAGGAACTCACCAGCAATTAATGGATGCAAAGGGTGAATACTATCGAACCTGGGAACGTCAAAGCGAGTGGTACAATTCAGAATTAGTCTACGAAAATAGGGGGTCATAATACCATGTCAAAAAAACTAGTTCGTGATACCGGTTTAGAAATAGGTACACCCATTCCACACATTCACTTCACAAATTGGGATTCATCACAACTAGAGCTGAAATTTTTGCCTAAAGGGGCTGCTTTAGTTTTCGTCTCCGTCTTTTGCTCCTATTGTATCGATTTATTACCCCACCTTGGATCGATAAGTCAGAGTCAGGATATGCAGCTTTATCTCTTTTCGGATGGAGAAATCGAGGATCACGCAGAAATGGCAGATTATTTTGGATGGAATTTCCCCGTGATTCAACTAAAACATCAGGAAATGAACGAAACCTTTAAGGTTAGCTACCACCCTTTTCTCCTTCTTACTGATTCAAAGGGTGTGATTATTAGCAAAGGAGATATCTACAAGGCAGAAGATTTTCATAAAATTCTAGAAAGTGTAACACTCCAATGATGTCATATCTGCTCTTACTCCCGTATGGTTTTGCGTTCATGTTCTTTGTTTCCACTATTACAAAGTGCTTTTCAATGTTTGAATTCAGACAATCGATTGTACACTTTGATGTTATATCGAGAAAATATGTGATGCTCAGCTCCTATCTGGTTATTCTTATGGAATTTGTCTTAGCGATTTGTTTTGCCCAGCTTGCTTTTTTACATGCGGCTTTTATCCTAACTGGCTTGCTGATGATTTTTTTTACCGGACTTTTCATACGAGCAAGTAAGCAGAAAAAAAGCTTTGCCTGTAGCTGTTTTGGGGGTAGTACCAAAAAGACAAACATAAAACTTGCCATCCTGCGAAATTGCTTGTTATTGCTTGGAGCGAGCGGAGGTTTTTGGATAGCTAACCAGCTAGAGGGGATACCCAATCCCCCTGAGCAGATCATGCCGTGCCTCATTGTAGCAGCGTTTTTCATACCTATTTACAAGGAATTGACCATTTTATCTAAACTGAGAAAGAAAATGAGGATGCTGGTGCCATGATGGGTTTCTTGTTAAGTGTTGGGGGCATCATACTTGTTTTGATCATCGGGATGAAGATAACCAAAGCCTTCTATTATAAAAGGTATCTTCAAATCTATGTTTCTGGCAGTAAGGAGATTACGGATCTGCATGACAAAAGTATTTTTCTCTTTCTATCTTATACAGATCCTAGCAATCCTGAATATCTTGCGGAAATCAGCCGTCGCTTCCCTGATTATCAGATCTATATCATCTATAAGGCGCCTGAATGGAAAGCAAGGGTGTTTTCTCGCCAAATCAATGAACATACGAAGCTACGGGTTGATGAACAGGGGATCGTGTCTGATGATTTAGGGATTTCAGCTTTTCCTGCTTTTCTTACTTACCAGGAGGTTTTCAAGAAAATATCGATTGTACGCTTTCATACGTATTAAAATTACAAGCGAGGTGTTTGTTATACATGCATAGTCAATTGGTAGTAGTAGATAACATCGAATTTAGCAAGGAACATAAAAAACACGACATAGGGCAAATCCTTCATGACATCACGATTCCAGCATTGCCCTGCGTGTATACTTTTCAGATGTTTATCGCTCTGAAAGAATTACCTGATCAAGCAACCTTTGAGCTTCAATTGAAAATCAAAGATCGGAATGGAAAAGATGTTGGGATTTCGAGTCCCATCACAATGTATCATGAACGCAAGGATGAGCAATCCTCTGAAATGGAAACATCGTTAAAAATGTCT
The nucleotide sequence above comes from Brevibacillus laterosporus LMG 15441. Encoded proteins:
- a CDS encoding ATP-binding cassette domain-containing protein, encoding MNSKRDWIEIRGARQNNLKNISVKFPRNKLSVVTGVSGSGKSTLLFDILCQEGERKFIGATGRVPDHVQRPDYDEIYGLSPIISVSQQQFNKNPRSTVGTYSEIYTYLRLLYTAIGERACPHCAKTIEYSILRSSPVHTIKNGHEVLEVYACPFCRRPVENITMAHFSFNTVAGACSKCFGLGKIVEPNFETILDASLSIKEGGIKVWKKGFVWHFGPLLVRAANYYGIPFREEDLHTPIGELDEIMKTLLFYGTEDERIRVLKPDKPAPKDMKEGKYEGAVNSLMRRYFEESQQDESVEREEYMPFLQHVVCPECQGTRLKKASLEVKVNNTPIHQLFSKSIETLNEWIDALKNHLSISNYEAVHPILADLKERVESLCKVGLGYLSLDRTFTTLSGGETQRLRLSALLNSNLTGMVCVLDEPTTGLHPQDTDKLITSLQLLRDLGNTVIVIEHDLELVKHADYVVDIGPEAGSEGGFLVVQGTPDELQNTGNSVTGKCLRQNREAIRQTTRRCQAGLPIKQANSHNLKNVDVHIPLHVMTAIVGVSGSGKSTLLFDELLKKWDRNMEEREKINRIVVVDQSSMGRIERSNAATYTKVFDDIRQAYKETAHQQGIKMTASDFSFNVAGGRCEHCKGTGKIKLQMHFMSPRYLVCPTCEGKRYNEKVLQVKIDGYNIADVLEMTVKQALALFSEMDKIKQKLVYLDKIGLGYIKLGQPANTLSGGEAQRIKLASELATAAGRNTLYILDEPSVGLHERDTDKLIQVLHELVDRGNSVVVIEHHLSLIRQADWIIEMGPGGGEDGGRVIAQGTPQQLKANPNSVIKPYL
- a CDS encoding MarR family winged helix-turn-helix transcriptional regulator: MTKSLEDSFIPFQCEIVSRHNKFNIEGITSAQYNVLELVQTQGPKTTNELASALGITVSGISKLTKKLLQKGLIEQQRSQADRRYYHIVLTEAGVDFLRKAENSRKEILQLIGKALSKEEIEAFSRICSKLHTYLTDHKAK
- a CDS encoding GNAT family N-acetyltransferase — translated: MNGLENVISPITKFEESDIPGLVELSSSVGWDYDQNEINTIMLSGNVYGHKNKDGRIVSSAAIIPYGVKLASIGMVIVSQEYRGLGLGRKATQKCLESIPDHMPAMLIATEDGKPMYEKMGFHSTDCVHKYLCSTYRFTPSSRNIVAHIQPMHIEDFPQVIKIDKDAFGVERGAFLRHRYNQAKEAVVVKSPDGQVVGYGLSILGPINLIVGPIVAPNADIAFAIVNQLAKQHSGKVRIDVPSDNERFMSYLEACGFVKANQPPIMITKANHLPARNKTLFGIAAQIFG
- a CDS encoding GAF domain-containing protein — translated: MFQAEGYTGNKQENYELLIKQLDALVDGEPNVLANLSNATALLNQFLTEVNWVGFYLYDKEQDSLTLGPFQGLPACTRIPTGRGVCGAAVSKRCTMRVADVHAFPGHIACDAASRSEIVIPIFKGEEIFGVLDIDSPITDRFDEIDEKYLEEFVLRVAKCV
- a CDS encoding DUF4241 domain-containing protein, whose product is MINLGTFQVASGALVVSDPCYNYEQGISGVVEEAVVGTWIGVIDRIDTGDWGERCALVCAYHESIDLEQVTNWEVCDFIVGVDSGQAGIFERQIYRVDESVIGETKFMPEQRWYSSCCDQTLSELQAGVINGGVVSSSGFGDGGYEAFIAKNAEGKIIAVQIVFITEEDLLEEEEDEEDEEDEK
- a CDS encoding helix-turn-helix transcriptional regulator, whose amino-acid sequence is MLSLQQHTEIPIVTINHLLAYLKEEIHFVQPFFHNPHFFIVTNKDANSIDFMCSDGKTMNEELDDSFKKKMIAFSMETIQEASSTRNPAICYGNEMFPNELPGWISIGSPIFINNTKKGYISLNYQSEEHISYIVNIFCYIIKTVEWRLNNVSTSHKEQELEKKCKDFQLTKKECEIVHSLLENISIKDISKHHFISVETVRTHVKNIYNKVGVNNRVDLVRRFV
- a CDS encoding laterosporulin family class IId bacteriocin, translating into MACQCPDAISGWTHTDYQCHGLENKMYRHVYAICMNGTQVYCRTEWGSSC
- a CDS encoding ATP-binding cassette domain-containing protein, which translates into the protein MRHRQQLFLYACKIIWNFNKTYMLLVCSLSIILALQSNAIIVANKYTIDNLVSSQIYLALLGIGIMLFLELLQETFELFLRFYNTKCDEQFGIYREQILFDKLAGMQLLEREHPSFLGKIQVWSLGLMKIQATFQSGIQCVKALLTGGISIYVLVSGYWLIGAIIIGFSIVKSVFVFKVIDPLVSMNLQMARAHNLSTYFRDLLVRKEAQKEFLLFQAFSFFKEKWLDAKTNIMNMNIEITKLNVRPEFISNLLTVCSRLMIMVMMVFLVVEKRMTIGDFVAISLAASLAERNILSLFLQCKNLLENLRYVDEYQKLDLITPSKGENQAAITDFQLKQGIEVIDLTFTYPNREEPALHKINLSIKKGEKIAIIGDNAAGKSTLIKLLLGLYQAPDNTIFYDGVEQKQLDVAGLWKSCGAIFQDFMKYKVSIQDNICLGNERKDDQELYHLLEHLNIQDFYRLKNGLSTKLGDIHEDSVDLSGGQWQRIALARLLHRNLDLMVLDEPTSALDPNSEVKVFDDILELAKDKTLFIISHRIGIGKKVDRIYYMRQGSIIEQGTHQQLMDAKGEYYRTWERQSEWYNSELVYENRGS
- a CDS encoding peroxiredoxin family protein; the protein is MSKKLVRDTGLEIGTPIPHIHFTNWDSSQLELKFLPKGAALVFVSVFCSYCIDLLPHLGSISQSQDMQLYLFSDGEIEDHAEMADYFGWNFPVIQLKHQEMNETFKVSYHPFLLLTDSKGVIISKGDIYKAEDFHKILESVTLQ
- a CDS encoding MauE/DoxX family redox-associated membrane protein translates to MSYLLLLPYGFAFMFFVSTITKCFSMFEFRQSIVHFDVISRKYVMLSSYLVILMEFVLAICFAQLAFLHAAFILTGLLMIFFTGLFIRASKQKKSFACSCFGGSTKKTNIKLAILRNCLLLLGASGGFWIANQLEGIPNPPEQIMPCLIVAAFFIPIYKELTILSKLRKKMRMLVP
- a CDS encoding DUF6941 family protein, which gives rise to MHSQLVVVDNIEFSKEHKKHDIGQILHDITIPALPCVYTFQMFIALKELPDQATFELQLKIKDRNGKDVGISSPITMYHERKDEQSSEMETSLKMSTVLSLEGTYKAELYYDGEVITTHPVHVRLEQAS